A genomic window from Vitis riparia cultivar Riparia Gloire de Montpellier isolate 1030 chromosome 18, EGFV_Vit.rip_1.0, whole genome shotgun sequence includes:
- the LOC117905668 gene encoding uncharacterized protein LOC117905668 translates to MRRKIRGNEKGKGGKILSGYYVFTEHLLPLPHLLGLQLRPGPLQLHHLGPQAGDFLNGMATWVSTSVASAFFASLERCSCINLSMTDMDDDDNGEEAKDRPLMLTNESPKSDVVNSSCRS, encoded by the coding sequence atGAGGAGGAAAATAAGAGGGAATGAGAAGGGAAAAGGGGGGAAAATTTTATCGGGCTATTATGTCTTCACTGAGCATCTCCTCCCTCTCCCCCACCTCCTTGGCCTTCAGCTCCGCCCTGGACCGCTCCAGCTCCACCACCTTGGCCCTCAGGCAGGCGATTTCCTCAACGGCATGGCAACTTGGGTCAGCACCAGTGTGGCATCAGCCTTCTTCGCGTCTCTGGAGCGTTGCTCCTGCATCAATCTGTCCATGACCGACATGGACGACGACGACAATGGGGAGGAGGCCAAGGACCGGCCTTTGATGCTCACCAATGAGTCCCCAAAAAGCGATGTCGTCAATAGTAGTTGTCGATCCTGA
- the LOC117906300 gene encoding disease resistance protein RPV1-like isoform X1, with product MGLLRILNLYESSIKELPGSIGCLESLEKLDQTAIKGLPCSIGHLTRLDHLNLENCRNLRSLPNICGLKSLKDLIIDGCSNLEAFSEITEDMEQLKYLLLNETGITELPSSIEHLRGLESLELINCENLVALPNSIGSLTCLTRLHVRYCTKLHNLPDNLRSLRCCLIELDLGGCNLKEGEIPSDLWCLSSLESLDVSENDIRCIPAGITQLVKLKTLYMNHCPMLEEIGELPSSLTTMGAHGCPCLETETFSSPLWSSLLKHFKSPIQSSFVIPGSSGIPEWVSYQRMGCEVRIELPMNWYEDNNFLGFVLFFHHVPLDDDECETTEVILPHSKLTISHRDLPHCELTISHGDQSELLEYISFHSECKTYWIRSYGDEFHRYYSGSTSDPAIWVTYFPQIKIPREYRSSWWNNFKAYFHNPIDGCFSCGDNTCFKVKSCGIHLLYAQDQIHCPQPSRGSLGDREDHPAKRLKIL from the exons ATGGGACTTTTAAGGATTCTAAATTTATATGAGAGCAGTATTAAGGAACTCCCGGGCAGCATTGGATGTTTGGAATCTCTTGAAAAGCTTGACCAAACTGCTATTAAAGGATTACCTTGCTCAATAGGTCATCTCACTAGACTTGATCacttaaatttggaaaattgtaGAAACTTGAGAAGTCTTCCAAACATATGTGGGTTGAAATCCCTTAAAGACCTAATTATCGATGGTTGTTCAAATCTAGAGGCTTTTTCAGAGATCACGGAGGATATGGAACAATTAAAATACCTTTTGTTAAATGAAACGGGCATAACAGAGctgccatcatcaattgaacACCTGAGAGGTCTTGAATCCTTGGAATTGATCAATTGTGAGAACCTTGTGGCTCTTCCCAATAGCATTGGTAGTTTGACATGTCTTACTCGTCTTCATGTTCGTTACTGTACAAAGCTCCATAACTTGCCTGACAATTTGAGAAGCCTACGGTGTTGCCTAATAGAACTAGATCTAGGTGGTTGCAATCTGAAGGAAGGAGAAATCCCCAGTGATTTATGGTGCTTATCCTCACTGGAATCTTTAGATGTAAGTGAAAACGATATTCGTTGCATACCCGCTGGCATCACTCAACTTGTTAAGCTCAAAACCCTTTACATGAATCACTGCCCGATGcttgaagaaattggagagcTTCCATCAAGTTTAACAACTATGGGGGCACATGGTTGTCCATGCCTAGAAACAGAAACTTTCTCAAGTCCACTCTGGTCTTCTCTGCTCAAACACTTCAAATCACCAATTCAG TCGTCATTTGTCATTCCAGGAAGTAGTGGAATACCAGAGTGGGTAAGCTATCAGAGAATGGGGTGTGAAGTAAGAATAGAGCTCCCAATGAATTGGTATGAAGATAACAACTTCTTGGGATTTGTTCTATTCTTCCATCATGTTCCccttgatgatgatgaatgTGAGACAACGGAAGTTATTCTTCCACATAGTAAATTGACGATATCCCATCGTGATCTTCCACATTGTGAATTGACGATATCCCATGGTGATCAATCTGAACTACTGGAGTATATATCGTTTCATTCTGAATGTAAAACCTACTGGATTAGGTCATATGGCGACGAATTCCACCGCTACTACAGTGGTAGCACATCAGATCCAGCAATTTGGGTGACGTATTTCCCTCAGATTAAAATTCCCCGTGAGTATCGATCCAGTTGGTGGAACAACTTTAAGGCTTACTTCCACAATCCAATCGATGGCTGTTTTAGCTGTGGCGATAACACATGCTTTAAAGTGAAAAGCTGTGGGATACATCTGTTGTACGCCCAAGATCAGATCCATTGCCCTCAGCCGTCAAGAGGAAGCCTTGGTGACAGAGAAGATCACCCAGCCAAGAGATTAAAGATTCTCTAG
- the LOC117906300 gene encoding disease resistance protein RPV1-like isoform X2, with protein MASSTQKPSSSSSSTSIRKYSFDVFLSFRGEDTRNNFTGHLFENLHRMGINTFRDDQLERGEEIKSELLKTIEESRISIVVFSKDYARSKWCLDELAKIMECREEMEQIVLPVFYRVDPSDVRKQTGSFGEAFSIHERNVDEKKVQRWRHSLMGVSCLSGFHVNDWYESKHIEEIIEEITNWICKRLNVFTE; from the exons ATGGCTTCCTCTACCCAaaaaccctcttcttcttcttcttctacctcAATCCGTAAATATAGCTTCGATGtgttcttgagttttagaggtGAAGACACCCGCAACAATTTTACGGGTCATTTATTCGAAAATTTGCATCGGATGGGGATTAACACTTTCAGAGACGATCAACTTGAAAGAGGAGAGGAGATCAAATCagaacttttaaaaactattgaaGAATCAAGAATTTCCATAGTTGTGTTCTCAAAAGACTATGCTCGGTCCAAGTGGTGTTTGGATGAGTTAGCGAAGATCATGGAGTGCAGGGAAGAAATGGAACAAATAGTCTTGCCGGTGTTCTACCGCGTGGATCCTTCTGATGTGCGAAAGCAAACAGGGAGCTTCGGAGAGGCATTTTCCATTCACGAAAGAAATGTAGATGAGAAGAAGGTGCAAAGGTGGAGGCATTCCTTGATGGGAGTAAGCTGTCTAAGTGGTTTCCATGTGAATGATTG GTATGAGTCAAAGCATATTGAGGAAATTATTGAGGAAATTACTAACTGGATTTGTAAAAGATTGAATGTTTTTACCGAATAA